In the genome of Actinomycetota bacterium, one region contains:
- a CDS encoding class I SAM-dependent methyltransferase: MADDDDQLPLYTELAPWFHLLTAPEDYELDARHALDVLTQAIGEPPRAILELGSGGGNSASHMKAHATLTLTDLSEQMLQLSRTINPEVEHVQGDMRTLRLDGREFDAVFVHDAISYQLTEQDLRDTLETAFAHLRPGGAAIFEPDITREAYADATHQGGHDGADGRRLRYLQWRNDPDPSDTWYVDEFAILLHEADGTSRIAHDTHRLGMFPRATWFELLADVGFVDEHAVPSPYEDEGVGAESFVGRRSA, from the coding sequence ATGGCTGACGACGACGATCAGCTCCCGCTCTACACGGAGCTCGCGCCGTGGTTCCACCTGCTGACGGCGCCCGAGGACTACGAGCTCGACGCCCGGCACGCGCTCGACGTGCTCACCCAGGCGATCGGCGAGCCGCCGCGAGCGATCCTCGAGCTCGGATCGGGAGGCGGCAACAGCGCGTCCCACATGAAGGCGCACGCGACGCTCACGCTCACCGATCTCAGCGAGCAGATGCTCCAGCTCAGCCGCACGATCAACCCCGAGGTCGAGCACGTGCAGGGCGACATGCGCACGCTCCGCCTCGACGGTCGCGAGTTCGACGCGGTGTTCGTGCACGATGCGATCAGCTACCAGCTCACCGAGCAGGACCTGCGCGACACGCTCGAGACGGCGTTCGCACACCTGCGGCCTGGTGGCGCGGCGATCTTCGAACCCGACATCACGCGCGAGGCCTATGCGGACGCCACGCACCAAGGCGGTCACGACGGCGCCGACGGACGACGGCTCCGCTACCTGCAGTGGCGCAACGATCCGGACCCGAGTGACACCTGGTACGTCGACGAGTTCGCGATCCTGCTGCACGAGGCCGACGGCACGAGCCGCATCGCCCACGACACGCACCGGCTCGGCATGTTCCCGCGCGCGACGTGGTTCGAGCTGCTCGCCGACGTCGGGTTCGTCGACGAGCACGCCGTGCCGAGCCCGTACGAGGACGAGGGGGTCGGTGCCGAGAGCTTCGTCGGCCGGCGCTCCGCCTGA
- a CDS encoding VOC family protein gives MPSRLNPYINFDGNTREAMEFYRDVFGGDLVINTFGEYGNPDPSVADKTMHAQLETERGFTLMASDGPPGSELTVGDNISISLSGDDADELRGYWDKLSDGGTVTMPLEKQMWGDEFGMCVDRFGLSWMVNIAGSPPS, from the coding sequence ATGCCGTCTCGTCTCAACCCGTACATCAACTTCGATGGCAACACCCGCGAGGCGATGGAGTTCTACCGGGACGTGTTCGGGGGTGACCTGGTCATCAATACCTTCGGGGAGTACGGGAACCCCGATCCTTCGGTCGCCGACAAGACGATGCACGCGCAGCTCGAGACCGAGCGCGGCTTCACGCTGATGGCGTCGGACGGCCCTCCCGGCAGCGAGCTCACGGTCGGGGACAACATCTCGATCTCCCTCAGCGGGGACGACGCTGACGAGCTCCGCGGCTACTGGGACAAGCTGTCCGACGGCGGCACGGTCACGATGCCCCTCGAGAAGCAGATGTGGGGCGACGAGTTCGGTATGTGCGTCGACCGTTTCGGTCTCTCCTGGATGGTCAACATCGCCGGGTCGCCGCCCTCCTGA
- a CDS encoding ABC transporter ATP-binding protein, whose translation MSAVATPALVRDVGPVRRLVRSLRPVAGLLRPYRALFVGGVATNLMVHVCTFGAAVAGAVLIGEALEGSPSSELRPLVWVIVILAVPIALFGWLEVVVVHVMSFRLIDDLRTALYERFRVLSPAYFLSRRSGDVARASMADVELLELFTSHLAPPLVVAFVIPVLAEIGLWIVEPILAVVVLPFVVAAASVPSWLLGRAQDEGERLREELGQLGANVVDVVQGTREVLAASGEEVMLDRIERQHERIRATSISHGRRSGIEHAATDAITSLAAITVITTTAVLATDGSFDAASIPVALILAAGAFAPLASLTGTFREVGQVSAAAERIEALMAAQPLVTDRVDVSASAARRPEAGRPLRVAFEGVSFRYDEDLPDALTDVAFAVEAGERVALVGRSGAGKSTCANLLLRLWDVREGAVTVGGTDVRDLTQRDLRSLIAVVPQDVYLFHASVAENLRLGDPDAGVEAVRAAASLAQADVFIERLPDRYDTVLGERGASISGGQRQRLAIARALLRRAPILVMDEAVANLDAETEAALQAAMAAVARDRTTLLIAHRPSTIRTADRVVVLEKGRVVEAGPFDDLMAAGGPLATLLAGAPAVIDPDSVSDISTAMRRKP comes from the coding sequence ATGAGTGCCGTGGCGACGCCGGCGCTGGTGCGCGACGTGGGTCCGGTGCGGCGCCTCGTGCGGAGCCTCCGGCCGGTCGCGGGGCTGCTGCGCCCGTACCGGGCCCTGTTCGTCGGCGGGGTGGCGACGAACCTGATGGTGCACGTCTGCACGTTCGGCGCCGCGGTCGCCGGCGCGGTGCTGATCGGCGAGGCGCTCGAGGGCTCCCCGTCCTCGGAGCTCCGGCCGCTCGTGTGGGTGATCGTCATCTTGGCGGTCCCGATCGCGCTGTTCGGCTGGCTCGAGGTCGTCGTCGTCCACGTGATGTCGTTCCGGTTGATCGACGACCTGCGCACCGCGCTGTACGAGCGGTTCCGGGTCCTCTCGCCCGCGTACTTCCTGTCGCGTCGTTCGGGCGACGTCGCGCGGGCATCGATGGCCGACGTCGAGTTGCTCGAGCTCTTCACGTCGCACCTTGCCCCGCCGCTCGTCGTGGCGTTCGTGATCCCCGTGCTCGCCGAGATCGGCCTGTGGATCGTCGAGCCGATCCTCGCGGTCGTGGTGCTGCCGTTCGTCGTCGCGGCCGCGAGCGTGCCGTCGTGGTTGCTGGGCCGCGCCCAGGACGAGGGGGAGCGCCTACGGGAGGAGCTCGGGCAGCTCGGCGCGAACGTCGTCGACGTCGTCCAGGGCACCCGCGAGGTCCTGGCGGCCAGCGGAGAGGAGGTCATGCTCGACCGGATCGAGCGCCAGCACGAGCGGATCCGCGCCACGAGCATCTCGCACGGGCGCCGATCCGGGATCGAGCATGCCGCGACCGACGCGATCACTTCGCTCGCGGCGATCACGGTGATCACGACGACCGCCGTGCTCGCGACGGACGGCTCGTTCGACGCCGCGTCCATCCCGGTCGCGCTGATCCTCGCGGCCGGCGCCTTCGCACCGCTCGCCTCGCTGACCGGGACGTTCCGCGAGGTCGGCCAGGTGAGCGCCGCCGCTGAGCGGATCGAAGCGTTGATGGCCGCCCAGCCGCTCGTGACCGACCGAGTCGACGTATCGGCCTCAGCCGCTCGACGGCCCGAGGCTGGACGGCCGCTCCGCGTCGCGTTCGAGGGCGTGTCGTTCCGCTACGACGAGGACCTGCCCGACGCGCTCACCGACGTGGCGTTCGCCGTCGAGGCGGGGGAGCGGGTCGCGCTCGTCGGGCGCTCGGGCGCCGGGAAATCGACGTGCGCCAACCTGCTGTTACGCCTGTGGGACGTGCGCGAGGGCGCGGTGACGGTGGGCGGCACCGACGTCCGCGATCTCACCCAGCGCGACCTGCGCTCGCTGATCGCCGTCGTGCCGCAAGACGTCTACCTGTTCCACGCGAGCGTCGCTGAGAACCTCCGCCTGGGCGACCCCGACGCCGGCGTCGAGGCGGTGCGCGCGGCCGCGTCGCTCGCGCAGGCCGACGTGTTCATCGAGCGGCTGCCCGACAGGTACGACACCGTCCTCGGCGAGCGCGGCGCGTCGATCTCGGGCGGCCAGCGCCAGCGCCTCGCGATCGCGCGGGCGCTCCTGCGCCGCGCGCCGATCCTCGTGATGGACGAGGCGGTCGCCAACCTCGATGCGGAGACCGAAGCGGCGCTCCAGGCGGCCATGGCGGCGGTCGCGAGGGACCGCACGACGCTGCTGATCGCCCACCGTCCCTCGACGATCCGAACCGCGGATCGGGTGGTCGTGCTCGAGAAAGGCCGCGTCGTCGAGGCCGGTCCGTTCGACGACCTCATGGCCGCCGGCGGGCCTCTCGCGACGCTGCTCGCCGGAGCTCCGGCCGTGATCGATCCCGACAGCGTCTCGGACATCTCGACGGCGATGAGGAGGAAGCCGTAG
- the fdxA gene encoding ferredoxin codes for MAYVIAEPCIDVKDRACVDECPVDCIYEGPRMLYIQPDECVDCDACVPVCPVTAIFPQDDVPSEWKSFAEVNAAWFADVTGLGSPGGAAQVGPQPTDHPTVAAWEPA; via the coding sequence ATGGCTTATGTGATCGCTGAGCCGTGCATCGACGTGAAGGATCGGGCCTGCGTCGATGAGTGCCCCGTGGACTGCATCTACGAGGGCCCCCGCATGCTCTACATCCAACCCGACGAATGCGTGGACTGCGATGCGTGCGTGCCGGTGTGTCCCGTGACGGCGATCTTCCCGCAGGACGACGTTCCGTCGGAATGGAAGAGCTTCGCCGAGGTGAACGCCGCATGGTTCGCCGACGTGACGGGGCTCGGATCCCCAGGAGGGGCCGCACAGGTGGGACCACAACCCACCGATCATCCGACCGTGGCTGCCTGGGAGCCCGCCTGA
- a CDS encoding dihydrofolate reductase family protein produces the protein MDGVYQAPGHPDEDREGGFEHGGWQMPYFDEVMGQAAAEGMAATDAQLFGRMTFEKMAAYWPNAPKDDPFAQHLNGVQKYVASTTPSDPSWQPTTVIRDVPTEVSELKAQEGGTITVLGSGKLVQTLTAHDLVDEYALAVFPLTLGGGKRLFADDGVLRRLRLVDSKPTSTGGILLTYHPDR, from the coding sequence GTGGACGGCGTGTACCAGGCGCCGGGGCATCCCGACGAGGACCGGGAGGGCGGGTTCGAGCACGGGGGCTGGCAGATGCCCTACTTCGACGAGGTCATGGGGCAGGCCGCGGCCGAGGGGATGGCTGCCACCGACGCGCAGTTGTTCGGTCGCATGACGTTCGAGAAGATGGCCGCTTACTGGCCGAACGCCCCGAAGGACGACCCGTTCGCGCAGCATCTGAACGGCGTCCAGAAGTACGTCGCGTCCACGACGCCGAGCGACCCCTCGTGGCAGCCCACGACCGTGATCCGCGACGTCCCCACCGAGGTGTCCGAACTGAAGGCGCAAGAGGGCGGCACCATCACGGTGCTCGGGAGCGGGAAGCTCGTGCAAACGCTCACCGCCCATGACCTGGTCGACGAGTACGCACTCGCCGTGTTCCCGCTGACCCTCGGTGGCGGCAAGCGCCTGTTCGCTGACGACGGGGTGCTGCGGCGGCTGCGTCTGGTCGACTCGAAGCCGACGAGCACGGGCGGGATCCTCCTCACCTACCACCCGGATCGGTGA
- a CDS encoding VOC family protein gives MSETQAFERDRYPAGVPCWIDIARRDPDAAADFYGGLFGWRFEEQSPPGSARSLIARLRGRAVAGIGSEMSEGLSSPAWMTYIATDDADETARRVSEVGGRVLVDPVDVGDAGRSVVCSDPSGATFSIWQAGRRTGAQLVNEPGTWNFSELNTNDRDGAEAFYGAVFGWELSGFGDEGSGSGLWRMPGYGDFLAERDPTLWERQADLGAPEGFADAVAWLLPSSEERSDGEAPAHWSITFAVDDADAIAGRATELGGKVLVPPMDAPWVRMTVITDPHGAVFTASKFVPPT, from the coding sequence ATGAGCGAGACCCAGGCGTTCGAGCGTGACCGATACCCAGCCGGCGTTCCCTGCTGGATCGATATCGCTCGACGAGACCCGGACGCCGCCGCCGACTTCTACGGTGGTCTGTTCGGTTGGCGGTTCGAGGAGCAGTCGCCCCCCGGCTCGGCTCGCTCTCTCATCGCTCGCCTCCGCGGTCGCGCCGTCGCCGGCATCGGCTCCGAGATGTCGGAGGGTCTTTCATCCCCGGCATGGATGACGTACATCGCGACCGACGATGCGGATGAGACCGCACGGCGGGTGAGCGAGGTCGGCGGCCGCGTGCTCGTCGACCCCGTCGATGTCGGCGACGCGGGCCGCAGTGTCGTCTGCTCGGATCCGTCCGGCGCCACGTTCTCGATCTGGCAAGCCGGACGCCGGACGGGCGCGCAGCTCGTCAACGAGCCCGGAACGTGGAACTTCAGCGAACTGAACACCAACGACCGTGACGGAGCGGAGGCGTTCTACGGCGCGGTGTTCGGGTGGGAGCTGAGCGGCTTCGGTGACGAGGGGAGTGGTTCGGGCCTGTGGCGCATGCCCGGGTACGGCGACTTCCTCGCCGAGCGCGATCCCACGCTGTGGGAGCGTCAGGCCGACCTCGGTGCGCCCGAGGGATTCGCGGACGCCGTCGCCTGGCTCCTTCCATCGTCCGAGGAGCGATCCGACGGCGAGGCCCCGGCGCACTGGAGCATCACGTTCGCGGTCGACGACGCCGATGCGATCGCCGGCCGCGCGACCGAACTCGGTGGGAAGGTCCTCGTGCCACCCATGGATGCTCCGTGGGTCCGCATGACGGTCATCACCGATCCTCACGGGGCGGTGTTCACGGCGAGCAAGTTCGTGCCGCCGACATAG
- a CDS encoding DUF998 domain-containing protein: protein MATTTTRTRPQRIEERKQQPSARAQDRGRRAARERDRRTAGALLASAGAAVLMAIITAEALYPAPFNTADNTISDLGATIPPDSVILQPSATIFDVSMIVVGLMIVAGAFFVHRAFARKAVTIPLALFGIGAIGVGAFPGNHLAPHQLFAMTAFISGGVAAVLAARVLVAPLRQMSVAIGVISLVSFVLAMFMLEWAPVAELGEGGIERWIVYPAILWLTVFGGALMGTGASQQDG, encoded by the coding sequence ATGGCCACCACCACCACCAGAACCAGACCCCAGCGGATCGAGGAGCGCAAACAGCAACCATCGGCACGCGCACAGGATCGTGGACGACGAGCAGCCCGCGAACGCGATCGCCGCACGGCGGGAGCGCTGCTCGCATCCGCGGGTGCCGCGGTCCTCATGGCGATCATCACGGCCGAGGCTCTGTATCCGGCCCCGTTCAACACCGCTGACAACACGATCAGCGATCTCGGCGCGACGATCCCTCCGGACAGCGTGATCCTGCAACCGTCGGCGACGATCTTCGACGTCTCGATGATCGTGGTCGGCCTGATGATCGTGGCCGGCGCGTTCTTCGTGCACCGGGCGTTCGCCCGCAAGGCGGTGACGATCCCGTTGGCGCTCTTCGGCATCGGCGCGATCGGCGTCGGCGCCTTCCCGGGGAACCACTTGGCGCCCCATCAGCTGTTCGCGATGACGGCGTTCATCAGCGGCGGCGTCGCTGCGGTGCTCGCGGCAAGGGTCCTGGTGGCTCCGCTCCGACAGATGTCGGTCGCCATCGGCGTGATCTCGCTCGTGAGCTTCGTCCTGGCCATGTTCATGTTGGAATGGGCTCCGGTGGCGGAGCTCGGCGAAGGTGGGATCGAGCGATGGATCGTGTATCCGGCGATCCTTTGGCTCACCGTGTTCGGCGGCGCGCTCATGGGCACGGGAGCGTCGCAGCAGGACGGCTGA
- a CDS encoding DUF72 domain-containing protein: protein MTEVWVGTSGWVYRDWRADVYPEGLPQRSWLEFLSRRFPTIEVNASFYRLPLRSTFEGWAAQVPTGFRFAVKMSRYLTHLRRFRDPGEPLERFWERAGGLGAALGPVLFQQPPTFQKDLGLLRELVDILPTGMRAAFEFRHPSWLGDDVLELLDGAGAAWVLADGPGARVPLHVVGGWSYIRFHQGTRYGSAYRGAKLRRWARRIGSLDAREVFVYFNNDPGGAAPRDASRLMRLIGGEAGSGDAERMAPIELSGRGG, encoded by the coding sequence GTGACCGAGGTCTGGGTCGGCACGAGTGGCTGGGTCTACCGGGACTGGCGGGCCGACGTCTACCCCGAGGGGCTTCCCCAACGATCGTGGCTTGAGTTCCTGAGCCGCCGATTCCCGACGATCGAGGTCAACGCGTCGTTCTACCGGCTGCCGTTGCGATCGACGTTCGAAGGGTGGGCCGCACAGGTGCCCACCGGCTTCCGCTTCGCGGTGAAGATGAGCCGGTATCTCACGCACCTTCGACGTTTCCGCGACCCGGGGGAGCCCCTCGAGCGCTTCTGGGAGCGGGCCGGCGGTCTCGGCGCTGCGCTCGGACCCGTGCTGTTCCAGCAGCCGCCGACGTTCCAGAAGGATCTGGGGCTGCTCCGCGAGCTCGTGGACATCCTTCCCACCGGCATGCGTGCCGCGTTCGAGTTCCGGCACCCGAGTTGGCTCGGCGACGACGTGCTGGAGCTGCTGGACGGAGCCGGGGCGGCGTGGGTGCTCGCCGACGGACCGGGTGCGCGGGTGCCGCTGCACGTCGTCGGCGGGTGGAGCTACATCCGCTTCCATCAGGGAACCCGGTACGGGTCCGCATACCGCGGCGCGAAGCTCCGTCGGTGGGCGCGCAGGATCGGATCACTCGACGCCCGCGAGGTGTTCGTCTACTTCAACAACGACCCTGGAGGCGCCGCCCCTCGCGACGCCTCGCGGCTCATGCGGCTCATCGGTGGGGAGGCGGGCTCGGGTGACGCGGAGCGGATGGCCCCGATCGAGCTCTCGGGACGTGGTGGATGA
- a CDS encoding dihydrofolate reductase family protein, producing MRKVIVQEFTTIDGFAAGPNGELDFIAEFAAADPTAGEHVDDQLRFLETIDTILLGAVTYRMFAEYWPSQTPETERIADALNSTPKVVFSRRIEQAPWGTWEPARVVSGSATEEVRRLRRTSGKDMVLWGSLSLAHSLMTEGLVDEYRLWVCAGLLGHGRSLFTDIDTQGMRWLETKPYENRVVSVRFEPSEISRDARPT from the coding sequence ATGCGGAAGGTCATCGTCCAGGAGTTCACGACCATCGACGGGTTCGCCGCAGGTCCGAACGGGGAGCTCGACTTCATCGCGGAGTTCGCGGCGGCCGATCCCACCGCCGGAGAGCACGTCGACGATCAGCTTCGGTTCCTCGAGACGATCGACACGATCCTGCTCGGCGCAGTCACCTACCGGATGTTCGCGGAGTACTGGCCGAGCCAGACCCCCGAGACGGAACGGATCGCGGACGCCTTGAACTCGACGCCCAAGGTGGTCTTCTCGCGACGTATCGAACAGGCACCGTGGGGAACCTGGGAGCCCGCCCGGGTCGTGAGCGGCAGCGCGACCGAGGAGGTCAGGCGCCTCAGGCGAACGAGTGGCAAGGACATGGTGCTCTGGGGCAGCCTCTCACTCGCGCATTCGCTGATGACGGAAGGCCTCGTCGATGAGTACCGGCTGTGGGTGTGCGCGGGCCTCCTCGGCCACGGCAGGAGCCTCTTCACCGACATCGACACGCAAGGCATGCGGTGGTTGGAGACGAAACCATATGAAAACAGGGTCGTTTCGGTCCGATTCGAGCCGAGCGAGATCTCGCGGGATGCCCGGCCGACCTGA
- a CDS encoding sialidase family protein, protein MARRFVSGSATVGAVASLSLSVALATAPSPPSVPTAARAERMELAVATADRLQARDQAIAAGRFGTRQPVVREPAPGWEGERLVSGVRDDWEPAVATDPSDPYVYILTTRFGYPKPCPGNCPIPHISLHVSPDGGRSWDPSTPLCACKGSWQYDPIIEVVRDTGDVYAVYLNGFNVLFLKSDDHGETWSDPVKTYGNVSWNDKPALATSADGRHIYVSWNGPTGGDPWIAQSHDFGETWTQTKLVDGPRYFFAYDGVVLDDGTAILTNSSLSYTGPGGAAEGAVRQHLFISRDRGRTWTNVVVDRVQLGPPCVTEGCYADFHSGHSALSADDDDDLVYVYDGALVAGGPQRAWVRTSIDGGRSWSGRTALSRPGTHTTGPVVEATGDGDFRSWFVEQNDTGRWNVFHRRSTDGGDTWTPSVLLSDATSGADYKNADGFLEFYGDYGGIAITSSGKTIGVWGEGFSWLGPGGVWFNIGA, encoded by the coding sequence ATGGCACGCAGGTTCGTCTCAGGTTCCGCGACGGTCGGTGCCGTCGCCTCGCTCTCGCTCTCGGTCGCGTTGGCGACCGCGCCGTCGCCGCCGTCCGTTCCCACCGCCGCGCGAGCGGAACGTATGGAGCTTGCCGTTGCGACCGCCGACCGGCTGCAGGCGCGCGACCAGGCGATCGCCGCCGGCCGGTTCGGCACCCGGCAGCCTGTCGTCAGGGAACCCGCGCCGGGCTGGGAAGGCGAGCGACTCGTGAGCGGGGTCCGCGACGACTGGGAGCCCGCGGTCGCCACCGACCCCTCGGACCCGTACGTCTACATCCTGACGACCAGGTTCGGCTACCCGAAGCCGTGCCCCGGCAACTGCCCCATACCGCACATCTCGCTGCACGTGTCGCCGGACGGCGGTCGATCGTGGGATCCCTCGACGCCGTTGTGCGCCTGCAAGGGCTCGTGGCAGTACGACCCGATCATCGAGGTCGTGCGCGACACGGGAGACGTGTACGCGGTGTACCTGAACGGATTCAACGTCCTGTTCCTCAAGTCCGACGATCACGGCGAGACGTGGAGCGATCCGGTCAAGACCTATGGCAACGTCTCGTGGAACGACAAGCCCGCGCTGGCCACGAGCGCCGACGGGCGCCACATCTACGTGTCGTGGAACGGGCCCACGGGCGGCGACCCGTGGATCGCGCAGTCGCATGATTTCGGCGAGACGTGGACACAGACGAAGCTCGTCGACGGGCCTCGGTACTTCTTCGCCTACGACGGCGTCGTGCTCGACGACGGCACCGCGATCCTGACGAACTCGAGCCTCAGCTACACCGGTCCCGGCGGCGCCGCCGAGGGCGCCGTCAGGCAGCATCTCTTCATCTCGCGGGACCGTGGTCGCACGTGGACGAACGTCGTGGTGGACCGCGTGCAGCTCGGTCCGCCGTGCGTCACCGAGGGTTGCTACGCCGACTTCCACTCGGGGCATAGCGCGCTCTCGGCCGACGACGACGACGACCTCGTCTACGTCTACGACGGGGCGCTCGTGGCCGGCGGTCCGCAGCGGGCGTGGGTACGCACCTCCATCGATGGTGGCCGCTCATGGTCCGGGCGCACGGCGTTGTCGAGGCCGGGCACCCACACGACCGGACCGGTCGTCGAGGCGACGGGCGACGGGGATTTCCGAAGCTGGTTCGTGGAGCAGAACGACACGGGCCGCTGGAACGTGTTCCATCGGCGCTCGACCGACGGTGGGGACACGTGGACGCCATCGGTGCTCTTGTCCGACGCGACCTCGGGCGCCGACTACAAGAACGCGGACGGCTTCCTCGAGTTCTACGGCGACTACGGCGGTATCGCGATCACGAGCAGCGGGAAGACGATCGGCGTCTGGGGCGAGGGCTTCAGCTGGCTCGGCCCGGGAGGGGTCTGGTTCAACATCGGCGCCTGA
- a CDS encoding ABC transporter ATP-binding protein encodes MAGTHRSARAFDRRLMRLASTERRTLTGSVALGLGVAAARIATGVSLAVAIGRVFDGAPMTDVVPPLVLAVALVGFRAVCTALQEGMMAGASVRITADLRRRLVDRILRLGPAWATSERSGELEAVLVDGVERLDVYFRLFLSKVIVAGISAVAIVVVIWIVDPVVGVLVALFAAALVAIPPVEYRALESHMRFWSDSYRPLAAEFVDGLQGMATLKMFGAAGRRGEDLFRRAHDVRDSAIRLTNVSAVFWGIMAFIAGAGVAVALAAGAFRLADGAITPRQLMLILLLTGECFLPAREINEAMHLAVWGMSKCERAFAVLETEPAVGPPPHREPVEPAGAGIVVEDVTFRYRPGDAPALQDVSFSVGAGETVAIVGPSGAGKTTLASLLLRFADPEAGTIRIGGADLREVDPRELRRTIGLVPQDTFLFHETVAGNLRLTRPTATEDDLGDALGSAGASAFVAALPEGVDTVVGERGFRLSGGERQRIAIARALLKDAPILILDEATSNVDVSSEVGIQDSIDELRRGRTTVIIAHRLSTVRGADRILVLDHGRLAEAGTHEELVAGGGRYARLVEAQEHAG; translated from the coding sequence ATGGCGGGAACTCACCGGTCCGCGCGCGCCTTCGACCGGCGGCTGATGCGGCTGGCGTCGACCGAGCGGCGCACCCTCACCGGATCGGTCGCGCTGGGGCTCGGCGTCGCCGCCGCTCGGATCGCCACGGGGGTCTCGCTGGCGGTTGCGATCGGCCGCGTCTTCGACGGCGCTCCGATGACCGATGTCGTGCCGCCGCTCGTCCTCGCGGTTGCCTTGGTCGGCTTCCGCGCCGTCTGCACGGCGCTCCAGGAGGGCATGATGGCCGGCGCCTCGGTCCGGATCACAGCGGACCTGCGGCGTCGGCTGGTCGACCGGATCCTCAGGCTCGGGCCCGCCTGGGCGACGAGTGAGCGCAGCGGCGAGCTCGAGGCCGTGCTCGTCGACGGTGTGGAGCGGCTCGACGTGTACTTCCGGCTGTTCCTGTCGAAGGTGATCGTCGCGGGGATCTCGGCGGTCGCGATCGTCGTCGTGATCTGGATCGTCGACCCGGTCGTCGGCGTGCTGGTGGCGCTGTTCGCCGCGGCGCTCGTGGCGATCCCGCCGGTCGAGTACCGCGCGCTCGAGTCCCACATGCGCTTCTGGTCCGACAGCTACCGGCCGCTCGCCGCGGAGTTCGTCGACGGGCTGCAGGGGATGGCGACCCTGAAGATGTTCGGGGCGGCGGGCCGGCGGGGTGAGGATCTGTTCCGCCGTGCCCACGACGTGCGCGACTCGGCGATCCGGCTGACCAATGTGTCGGCCGTCTTCTGGGGCATCATGGCGTTCATCGCCGGCGCCGGCGTCGCGGTCGCGCTCGCTGCCGGCGCATTCCGGCTCGCCGACGGCGCGATCACCCCGCGGCAGCTGATGCTGATCCTGCTGCTGACCGGCGAATGCTTCCTGCCCGCCCGCGAGATCAACGAGGCGATGCACCTGGCGGTGTGGGGCATGTCGAAGTGCGAGCGCGCGTTCGCGGTGCTCGAGACCGAGCCGGCCGTGGGACCGCCGCCGCATCGCGAGCCGGTCGAGCCCGCGGGGGCCGGCATCGTCGTCGAGGACGTGACGTTCCGTTACCGACCGGGCGATGCGCCCGCGCTCCAGGACGTGAGCTTCTCGGTCGGGGCCGGCGAGACGGTGGCCATCGTCGGGCCGTCGGGCGCCGGCAAGACCACGCTCGCTTCACTCCTGCTGCGGTTCGCAGATCCGGAGGCCGGGACGATCCGGATCGGCGGCGCGGACCTCCGCGAGGTGGATCCGCGGGAGCTCCGGCGCACGATCGGGCTAGTGCCGCAGGACACCTTCCTGTTCCACGAGACGGTCGCCGGGAACCTCCGGCTGACGCGGCCCACCGCCACCGAAGACGACCTGGGCGACGCGCTCGGGTCGGCGGGCGCCTCCGCATTCGTCGCGGCGCTGCCCGAAGGGGTGGACACCGTCGTCGGGGAGCGCGGGTTCCGCCTGTCGGGCGGCGAGCGGCAGCGGATCGCGATCGCGCGCGCCCTCTTGAAGGACGCCCCGATCCTGATCCTGGACGAGGCGACGTCCAACGTCGACGTCTCGAGCGAAGTGGGGATCCAGGACTCGATCGACGAGCTCCGGCGAGGCAGGACGACCGTGATCATCGCCCACCGACTGTCGACGGTGCGCGGAGCGGACCGGATCCTCGTGCTCGACCACGGGCGGTTGGCCGAGGCCGGGACGCACGAGGAGCTGGTGGCGGGTGGCGGCCGGTACGCGAGGCTCGTCGAGGCACAGGAGCACGCCGGATGA